A section of the Mycobacteriales bacterium genome encodes:
- the prmC gene encoding peptide chain release factor N(5)-glutamine methyltransferase produces the protein MREVRAATRLLADAGVASPRHDAEELAAHVLGVPRSRLVLLDRLPADAAGRYAELVRERAARVPLQHLTGVAGFRRLELAVGPGVFIPRPETEVLVDWALARLAPGDLVVDLCAGSAAIALAIADEAPGVRVHAVELEEHALAWAARNVTRTGLPVTLHRGDVADPSVLAALDGTVDLVTANPPYIPVGAAGVEREVAEHDPPAALWGGEDGLVTVRAVERAAARLLGPGGLVAVEHADLQGESVPAVFARAGWAEVEDHPDLVGRARFTTARRI, from the coding sequence ATGCGGGAAGTTAGGGCCGCCACCCGGCTGCTGGCCGACGCCGGGGTCGCCAGCCCGCGCCACGACGCCGAGGAGCTGGCCGCGCACGTGCTGGGAGTCCCGCGGTCCCGGCTGGTCCTGCTGGACCGACTGCCGGCCGATGCCGCCGGCCGGTACGCGGAGCTGGTCCGGGAGCGGGCCGCCCGGGTGCCGCTGCAGCACCTGACCGGGGTGGCCGGCTTCCGGCGGCTGGAGCTGGCGGTCGGGCCCGGGGTGTTCATCCCGCGGCCGGAGACCGAGGTGCTCGTCGACTGGGCGCTGGCCCGGCTCGCGCCCGGGGACCTGGTGGTCGACCTCTGCGCCGGGTCCGCGGCGATCGCGCTGGCGATCGCGGACGAGGCCCCGGGCGTCCGGGTGCACGCGGTCGAGCTGGAGGAGCACGCGCTGGCCTGGGCCGCGCGCAACGTGACCCGGACCGGGCTGCCGGTGACCCTGCACCGGGGCGACGTGGCCGACCCGTCCGTGCTGGCAGCGCTGGACGGGACCGTGGACCTGGTCACGGCGAACCCGCCGTACATCCCGGTCGGGGCCGCCGGGGTGGAGCGGGAGGTGGCCGAGCACGACCCGCCGGCCGCGTTGTGGGGCGGCGAGGACGGTCTGGTCACCGTACGGGCGGTCGAGCGGGCCGCGGCCCGGCTGCTCGGGCCGGGCGGGCTGGTCGCCGTCGAGCACGCCGACCTGCAGGGCGAGTCGGTGCCGGCGGTGTTCGCGCGGGCCGGCTGGGCCGAGGTGGAGGATCATCCCGACCTGGTCGGCCGGGCCCGCTTCACCACTGCCCGCAGGATCTGA
- the prfA gene encoding peptide chain release factor 1, whose protein sequence is MMETPESLPALLAEHAELERRLADPSVHTDQALARRLGRRYAELGQIVETARQLEATQGDLATARELAGEDASFAVEATELATRETALQEKLRELLLPRDPNDGKDVILQVKAGEGGDESALFAGDLLRMYLRYAERQGWKTEVLDSEQSDLGGYKDVTVAMRGKADAGVWRHLKYEGGVHRVQRVPATESQGRIHTSAAGVLVLPEAEEVDVQIDPSDLRIDVYRSSGPGGQSVNTTDSAVRITHVPTGTVVSMQNEKSQLQNREAGLRVLRSRLLALAQEEADKEASDARRSQVRTVDRSERVRTYNFPENRISDHRVGYKAYNLDQVLDGSLEDVIAALEKADTDALLRGDAGS, encoded by the coding sequence ATCATGGAAACCCCGGAGAGCCTGCCCGCGCTGCTCGCCGAGCACGCCGAGCTGGAGCGCAGGCTCGCCGACCCGTCCGTGCACACCGACCAGGCGCTGGCCCGGCGGCTCGGCCGGCGGTACGCCGAGCTGGGCCAGATCGTGGAGACCGCGCGCCAGCTCGAGGCGACCCAGGGCGACCTGGCCACCGCGCGTGAGCTGGCCGGCGAGGACGCGTCGTTCGCGGTCGAGGCCACCGAGCTCGCGACCCGCGAGACGGCGCTGCAGGAGAAGCTGCGGGAGCTGCTGCTGCCCCGCGACCCGAACGACGGCAAGGACGTGATCCTGCAGGTCAAGGCCGGTGAGGGCGGCGACGAGTCGGCGTTGTTCGCGGGCGACCTGCTGCGGATGTACCTGCGCTACGCCGAGCGGCAGGGCTGGAAGACCGAGGTCCTCGACTCCGAGCAGTCCGACCTCGGCGGCTACAAGGACGTCACCGTCGCGATGCGCGGCAAGGCCGATGCGGGCGTGTGGCGGCACCTGAAGTACGAGGGCGGGGTGCACCGGGTGCAGCGGGTGCCCGCGACCGAGTCGCAGGGCCGCATCCACACCAGCGCCGCCGGCGTGCTCGTGCTGCCCGAGGCCGAGGAGGTCGACGTCCAGATCGACCCGTCCGACCTGCGCATCGACGTCTACCGCTCCTCCGGCCCGGGCGGCCAGAGCGTGAACACCACCGACTCGGCCGTCCGGATCACGCACGTGCCGACCGGCACCGTGGTCTCGATGCAGAACGAGAAATCGCAGTTGCAGAACCGGGAGGCCGGCCTGCGCGTGCTGCGGTCCCGGCTGCTCGCGCTGGCGCAGGAGGAGGCGGACAAGGAGGCCTCCGACGCCCGCCGCTCCCAGGTCCGTACGGTCGACCGCAGCGAGCGGGTGCGAACGTACAACTTCCCGGAGAACCGGATCTCCGACCACCGGGTCGGCTACAAGGCCTACAACCTGGACCAGGTCCTCGACGGCAGCCTGGAGGACGTGATCGCGGCGCTGGAGAAGGCCGACACGGACGCGCTGCTGCGCGGCGATGCGGGAAGTTAG
- the rpmE gene encoding 50S ribosomal protein L31 produces the protein MKPGIHPDYVETTVTCSCGSTFTTRSTAPNGVIHADVCSQCHPFYTGKQKILDTGGRVARFEQRYGKRTRTGSN, from the coding sequence GTGAAGCCCGGAATCCACCCTGACTACGTCGAGACGACTGTGACCTGCTCCTGCGGGTCCACGTTCACGACGCGGAGCACCGCTCCCAACGGCGTCATCCACGCCGACGTCTGCTCGCAGTGCCACCCGTTCTACACGGGCAAGCAGAAGATCCTCGACACCGGCGGCCGTGTGGCCCGGTTCGAGCAGCGCTACGGCAAGCGGACGCGCACCGGCAGCAACTAG
- a CDS encoding GNAT family protein — translation MIKVLQGPRVTLRPLDERDVDDQLRAVQDPEALRLTGTHRSFTRVDIEQWCRSRAEAPDRYDWAIVDADGGGWLGDCALNHIDEDNRSASWRIALERRLGQGLGTEATGLALDFAFGELGLYRVELEVFDFNLRAQKSYAKSGFTVEGVKRGGLLWDGLRHDVICMAALAPAGNPQAGGTVQEAVRRSGTLSHDLGSGSRHVRPGDPAATDERTHS, via the coding sequence TTGATCAAGGTCCTGCAAGGCCCGCGGGTCACTCTCCGGCCGCTCGACGAGCGGGACGTGGACGACCAGTTGCGGGCCGTGCAGGACCCGGAGGCGCTCCGGCTCACCGGGACGCACCGGAGCTTCACCCGGGTCGACATCGAGCAGTGGTGCCGGAGCCGGGCCGAGGCCCCGGACCGGTACGACTGGGCGATCGTCGACGCCGACGGCGGCGGCTGGCTCGGCGACTGCGCGCTGAACCACATCGACGAGGACAACCGGTCGGCGAGCTGGCGGATCGCCCTGGAGCGGAGGCTCGGCCAGGGCCTCGGCACCGAGGCGACCGGGCTGGCGCTGGACTTCGCGTTCGGCGAGCTCGGTCTGTACCGGGTCGAGCTGGAGGTCTTCGACTTCAACCTCCGGGCCCAGAAGTCGTACGCGAAGAGCGGTTTCACGGTCGAGGGGGTCAAGCGCGGCGGCCTGCTCTGGGACGGCCTACGGCACGACGTGATCTGCATGGCCGCGCTCGCCCCGGCCGGGAATCCCCAGGCCGGAGGCACTGTTCAGGAGGCAGTGCGCCGATCTGGCACACTGTCGCACGACCTCGGCTCCGGTTCACGCCACGTACGACCCGGCGACCCGGCGGCCACCGACGAGAGGACCCATTCGTGA